From a single Funiculus sociatus GB2-C1 genomic region:
- a CDS encoding vitamin K epoxide reductase family protein has translation MSRRRSTPWIHRWSRLLIAAIALLGALVTGYLTVVKLTGGAAACPTTGCEQVLSSPYATVFGLPLTLFGLLAYISMAAFALAPMAVNPAEKKDLHSKLDNWTWLLLFAGGTAMTIFSGYLLYLLAFEIKAVCLYCLASALFSFSLLVLTLIGRAWEDIGQIFFTGIVVGMVALIGTLGVYASTKSSLATNPTAPNQDPSAILNPVGSPQPGIGWEVTTKSGPAEIALARHLNQIGAKMYSAYWCPHCYQQKQLFGKEGLNELGLVECAADGKNAQPDACVSAGIKSYPTWQIKGQPVAGVQSLEKLADLSGYQGPRNFNYSWPAP, from the coding sequence ATGAGTCGCCGACGTTCTACTCCTTGGATTCATCGCTGGTCGCGCCTTCTAATAGCTGCGATCGCTCTTTTAGGTGCCTTAGTAACTGGTTATCTCACCGTTGTTAAGTTAACAGGAGGTGCAGCCGCTTGTCCCACCACTGGCTGCGAACAAGTCCTCTCCAGCCCCTACGCAACCGTCTTTGGTCTACCCCTAACTTTGTTTGGCTTGCTGGCTTACATCAGTATGGCGGCTTTCGCCCTAGCACCGATGGCAGTCAACCCAGCCGAAAAGAAAGACCTGCACTCGAAACTAGATAACTGGACTTGGCTGCTGCTGTTTGCTGGTGGCACTGCCATGACCATATTCAGCGGCTATCTGCTGTATTTGCTGGCATTTGAAATTAAAGCCGTTTGTTTATATTGCCTTGCCTCCGCCTTGTTCTCCTTTAGCCTGTTGGTGCTGACGCTGATAGGTCGTGCCTGGGAAGATATTGGGCAAATCTTCTTTACTGGTATTGTGGTTGGCATGGTGGCGTTAATTGGCACTCTGGGTGTCTATGCCAGCACAAAGTCATCGCTGGCGACGAATCCAACAGCTCCCAATCAAGATCCAAGTGCAATCCTGAATCCAGTGGGTTCGCCCCAGCCTGGGATTGGCTGGGAAGTTACCACAAAATCTGGCCCTGCTGAAATTGCTCTGGCGCGTCATCTCAACCAAATTGGAGCCAAGATGTATAGCGCTTACTGGTGTCCCCATTGCTACCAGCAAAAGCAGCTGTTTGGTAAAGAGGGTTTAAATGAACTCGGCTTAGTTGAGTGTGCTGCTGATGGCAAAAATGCACAGCCAGATGCCTGCGTCAGTGCTGGGATTAAAAGCTACCCAACCTGGCAAATTAAGGGTCAACCTGTCGCTGGTGTCCAATCTTTGGAGAAATTAGCCGATTTATCTGGCTATCAAGGCCCCCGTAATTTCAATTATTCTTGGCCCGCTCCTTAA
- the btpA gene encoding photosystem I biogenesis protein BtpA, with protein sequence MDLNQIFKTPNPIIGVVHLLPLPTSPRWGGSLKAVIDRAEQEATALSAGGVNGIIVENFFDAPFTKNQVDPAVVSAMTLIVQRLMNLITLPVGINVLRNDAHSAIAIASCVQAHFIRVNVLTGVMATDQGLIEGEAHQLLRYRRELGSNVKILADVLVKHGRPLGSPNLTTAVQETIERGLADGVILSGWATGSPPTLEDLELASAAANGTPVFIGSGANWENISTLIQAADGVIVSSSLKRHGRIEQPIDPIRVSQFVEATRRSVPAKSEQKSVSSVSL encoded by the coding sequence GTGGACTTAAATCAAATCTTCAAGACACCGAACCCAATTATTGGCGTGGTTCATCTTCTGCCGCTGCCGACATCTCCCCGCTGGGGGGGAAGCCTAAAAGCGGTTATCGATCGGGCTGAGCAAGAAGCGACAGCGCTTAGTGCTGGCGGCGTGAACGGCATTATCGTAGAAAATTTTTTTGATGCCCCTTTTACGAAAAACCAGGTAGATCCAGCGGTTGTCAGTGCGATGACCCTGATTGTGCAGCGGCTGATGAATTTGATAACGCTACCAGTGGGGATCAATGTGTTACGCAATGATGCTCATAGCGCGATCGCAATCGCATCCTGCGTCCAAGCCCACTTTATCCGGGTCAATGTCCTCACAGGCGTGATGGCAACCGACCAAGGGCTGATCGAGGGAGAGGCACATCAACTGCTGCGCTACCGTCGAGAACTAGGCAGCAATGTCAAAATTTTGGCAGACGTTTTGGTAAAACATGGTCGCCCATTGGGTTCCCCGAATCTGACAACAGCCGTACAAGAGACAATCGAGCGGGGGTTAGCAGATGGTGTTATCCTCAGCGGTTGGGCGACAGGCAGCCCTCCCACTCTCGAAGACTTGGAACTGGCAAGCGCCGCCGCCAACGGCACGCCAGTATTTATTGGCAGTGGAGCCAACTGGGAAAATATTTCGACGCTGATACAAGCAGCAGACGGCGTAATAGTTTCCAGTTCTCTCAAGCGCCACGGGCGAATTGAGCAGCCGATTGACCCGATTCGCGTTAGCCAATTTGTGGAAGCAACCCGACGCAGCGTTCCAGCAAAATCGGAACAAAAGTCAGTTTCCTCTGTCAGTTTGTAG
- the rimO gene encoding 30S ribosomal protein S12 methylthiotransferase RimO, producing MGNKPTIAISHLGCEKNRIDTEHMLGLLVQAGYQVDTNEELADYVIVNTCSFIEAARAESVRTLVELAEANKKIVIAGCMAQHFQEQLLEELPEAVAVVGSGDYQKIVDVIQRVEDGERVKQVSSEPTYIADETTPRYRTTSEGVAYLRVAEGCDYRCAFCIIPHLRGNQRSRSIESIVAEAQQLAAEGVQELILISQITTNYGLDIYKEPKLAQLLRELGKVDIPWIRMHYAYPTGLTPQVIEAIQETPNVLPYLDLPLQHSHPDILRAMNRPWQGQVNDQIIDRIKTALPDAVLRTTFIVGFPGETDEHFEHLLGFVGRHEFDHVGVFTFSLEEGTPAYNLPSQLSQEVMEARRDALMEVQQPISLKKNQAQVGKVVDVLIEQEHPETGELIGRSTRFSPEVDGLVYVEGDAPLGSIVSVEITDADIYDLYGHVVAQS from the coding sequence ATGGGCAATAAGCCAACAATTGCGATATCCCACTTGGGCTGTGAAAAAAACCGAATAGATACCGAACATATGCTGGGTCTGCTCGTACAGGCAGGCTACCAGGTAGATACTAATGAAGAATTAGCAGATTATGTTATAGTAAATACATGCAGTTTTATTGAAGCAGCAAGGGCAGAGTCAGTCCGCACCTTGGTAGAACTGGCGGAAGCGAATAAAAAAATTGTGATCGCAGGCTGCATGGCGCAGCATTTCCAAGAGCAACTGCTGGAGGAATTACCAGAAGCGGTTGCAGTCGTGGGCAGCGGCGATTATCAGAAAATCGTCGATGTGATTCAAAGAGTTGAAGACGGCGAGAGGGTCAAACAGGTTTCATCTGAGCCGACCTACATTGCCGATGAAACGACACCTCGCTACCGCACGACATCAGAAGGTGTCGCGTACCTGCGGGTAGCGGAAGGATGTGATTACCGCTGTGCGTTTTGCATAATTCCTCATCTCAGGGGAAATCAGCGATCGCGCTCGATTGAATCCATCGTTGCCGAAGCCCAACAGCTAGCTGCTGAAGGCGTACAGGAGTTAATTCTTATATCACAGATCACCACAAACTACGGTCTGGATATTTACAAAGAGCCAAAACTGGCTCAACTCCTGCGGGAACTAGGGAAAGTGGATATTCCTTGGATTCGGATGCACTATGCCTATCCCACTGGTCTAACGCCCCAGGTGATAGAAGCAATTCAGGAGACACCTAACGTATTGCCTTATCTAGATTTACCCTTACAGCACTCTCATCCGGACATCCTCCGCGCCATGAACCGACCTTGGCAAGGACAGGTTAATGACCAAATCATTGACCGGATTAAAACAGCGCTTCCCGATGCTGTGCTGCGGACAACGTTCATTGTCGGATTCCCAGGCGAAACAGATGAACATTTTGAACATCTGCTGGGGTTCGTCGGACGGCATGAGTTTGACCATGTAGGTGTATTTACTTTCTCACTAGAGGAAGGAACCCCAGCGTACAACTTGCCCTCTCAACTCTCCCAAGAAGTGATGGAGGCACGTCGGGATGCTCTGATGGAAGTCCAACAGCCGATATCCTTGAAGAAAAATCAAGCCCAAGTGGGTAAGGTAGTGGATGTTTTGATTGAGCAAGAACATCCAGAAACAGGCGAACTAATTGGTCGATCGACCCGGTTTTCCCCGGAGGTGGATGGATTAGTGTACGTTGAAGGCGATGCTCCTTTGGGATCAATAGTATCTGTAGAAATTACAGACGCTGACATCTACGACTTATATGGTCATGTCGTCGCTCAATCCTGA
- a CDS encoding DEAD/DEAH box helicase, which translates to MTLSFTSLGLSEARVQQLEKLGFTEPTQIQTQAIPQMLAGRDVVGQSQTGTGKTAAFSLPILERVDIKNPAVQALILTPTRELAQQVSQAIRTFTSERRLGVLTVYGGQSIDRQIQSLRKGVQVVVGTPGRVIDLLNRGDLKLDQVNFLVLDEADEMLSMGFIDDVETILKQVPSERQTAFFSATMPPTIQKLIAKFLRSPIMLTVEQPKAAPARINQVVYMVPRGWSKSRALLPILELEDPESALIFVRTRRTAAELTNQLQAAGHSVDEYHGDLNQQARERLLMRFRQHQVRWVVATDIAARGLDVDHLSHVINYDLPDSVESYIHRIGRTGRAGNGGTAISLIQPMDRRKLVLIERKVRQTLKIVPIPTRAEIEGRRLEKLQAQVREVLSGERMASFLPVVAQLSEEYDAHAIAAAALQIVYDQTRPSWLSNEPEMPLDDRQGSKPKLVKRPKPEVKSQDTEVRSPKPEGIRN; encoded by the coding sequence ATGACCCTTTCGTTCACAAGCTTGGGACTCTCAGAAGCCCGTGTTCAGCAGCTAGAAAAACTAGGCTTCACTGAGCCCACGCAAATTCAAACACAAGCGATTCCGCAGATGCTGGCAGGCCGGGATGTGGTGGGACAATCACAAACCGGAACTGGTAAAACAGCGGCTTTTTCGCTGCCGATTTTGGAACGGGTAGATATCAAAAATCCCGCAGTCCAAGCATTAATTTTGACACCGACGCGAGAGCTGGCGCAGCAAGTCTCGCAAGCAATTCGTACCTTCACAAGCGAGCGCCGCTTGGGAGTGCTAACAGTATATGGTGGTCAATCAATTGACCGGCAGATCCAGTCCCTGAGGAAGGGCGTGCAAGTTGTGGTGGGAACGCCAGGACGGGTGATCGACTTGCTAAATCGAGGCGACCTCAAGCTGGATCAAGTCAACTTTTTGGTTTTGGATGAAGCCGATGAAATGCTGAGCATGGGCTTTATTGATGATGTAGAAACCATCCTCAAGCAAGTCCCATCGGAAAGGCAAACGGCATTTTTCTCTGCCACAATGCCTCCCACAATTCAGAAGCTGATTGCTAAATTCCTGCGATCGCCTATTATGCTCACAGTTGAGCAACCCAAAGCAGCTCCAGCGCGAATTAACCAAGTAGTTTATATGGTGCCGCGTGGCTGGTCAAAATCCAGAGCCTTGTTGCCCATCCTGGAACTAGAAGATCCCGAATCTGCTTTGATCTTCGTGCGGACGCGACGCACCGCAGCAGAACTCACCAACCAGCTACAAGCCGCTGGACACAGTGTAGACGAGTACCACGGCGACCTGAACCAACAAGCACGGGAGCGTCTATTAATGAGGTTCCGGCAACATCAGGTGCGCTGGGTGGTCGCAACAGATATCGCCGCCCGCGGTTTAGACGTTGACCACCTGAGCCACGTGATTAACTACGATCTACCTGATAGCGTGGAAAGCTACATCCACCGGATCGGCCGGACTGGTCGCGCTGGTAATGGCGGAACAGCTATTTCTTTGATTCAGCCAATGGATCGGCGCAAGCTGGTGCTAATTGAGCGGAAAGTCCGCCAAACCCTGAAAATTGTCCCGATTCCCACACGGGCGGAGATTGAAGGGCGGCGTTTGGAAAAACTGCAAGCTCAGGTACGGGAAGTATTGAGCGGTGAACGCATGGCTTCCTTCTTGCCAGTGGTAGCGCAGTTAAGTGAAGAATACGACGCTCACGCGATCGCAGCAGCAGCACTGCAAATTGTTTACGATCAGACTCGTCCTTCTTGGCTGTCAAATGAGCCAGAAATGCCACTGGACGACCGTCAAGGTTCCAAGCCAAAGCTGGTCAAGCGCCCCAAACCAGAAGTAAAAAGTCAGGATACAGAGGTCAGAAGCCCGAAGCCAGAAGGAATTCGGAATTAA
- the thrC gene encoding threonine synthase: MVTVSATNSPAVNGTPERPSWPGLIEAYRQYLPVTQTTPVVTLLEGNTPLIPVPAIAQIIGKQVRVFVKYDGLNPTGSFKDRGMTMAISKAKEAGAKAVICASTGNTSAAAAAYARRGGMRAFVLIPDGYVALGKLAQALLYGAEVLAIKGNFDQALQIVREMAQSYPVTLVNSVNPYRLEGQKTAAFEIVEVLGNAPDWLCIPVGNAGNITAYWMGFCQYHQDGKCDRLPRMMGFQASGASPLVTGKVVTNPETLATAIRIGNPANWEKAIATQQASLGQFAAVTDEEILDAYRMLASQEGIFCEPASAASVAGLLKVKDQVPPGATVVCVLTGNGLKDPDTAIKHCQNSFKQGIEPEVAAVAQAMGF; the protein is encoded by the coding sequence GTGGTAACTGTATCTGCGACTAATTCCCCTGCCGTTAACGGCACCCCTGAACGCCCCAGTTGGCCTGGACTAATTGAGGCGTATCGGCAATATCTGCCTGTTACACAAACAACGCCAGTGGTGACGCTGCTGGAAGGCAATACTCCGCTGATTCCCGTTCCCGCGATCGCGCAAATTATCGGGAAACAGGTACGAGTTTTTGTAAAATACGATGGTCTCAACCCCACTGGTAGCTTTAAAGACCGGGGGATGACAATGGCGATTTCCAAGGCGAAGGAAGCCGGGGCAAAAGCTGTAATTTGTGCCAGTACCGGGAACACTTCAGCCGCAGCAGCAGCCTACGCCCGTCGCGGCGGTATGAGGGCATTTGTACTCATTCCGGATGGGTATGTAGCCTTGGGCAAATTAGCCCAGGCTTTGCTGTATGGAGCGGAAGTTCTGGCGATTAAGGGAAATTTTGACCAAGCGCTGCAAATTGTCCGGGAAATGGCACAGAGTTATCCAGTCACTCTGGTAAACTCGGTGAACCCGTACCGTTTGGAAGGACAGAAAACGGCGGCTTTTGAAATTGTAGAAGTTTTGGGCAATGCCCCTGATTGGCTCTGCATTCCCGTAGGTAATGCAGGGAATATAACTGCATATTGGATGGGTTTTTGTCAATACCATCAAGACGGGAAATGCGATCGCTTGCCTCGAATGATGGGATTTCAAGCATCTGGCGCGTCTCCTCTAGTTACGGGGAAGGTAGTGACGAATCCAGAAACCTTGGCAACAGCAATTAGGATCGGCAACCCAGCAAACTGGGAGAAAGCGATCGCGACTCAACAAGCAAGCCTTGGGCAATTCGCAGCAGTGACAGACGAAGAAATTTTGGATGCTTATCGTATGTTGGCATCACAAGAAGGCATTTTCTGCGAACCCGCCAGCGCTGCTTCCGTCGCCGGACTTCTAAAGGTGAAAGACCAAGTTCCTCCGGGCGCTACCGTAGTGTGCGTCCTCACAGGCAACGGACTTAAAGACCCAGATACGGCGATTAAACACTGCCAAAATTCATTTAAGCAGGGAATCGAGCCAGAAGTAGCAGCAGTGGCTCAGGCAATGGGATTTTAA
- a CDS encoding YihY/virulence factor BrkB family protein: protein MRSLRFFRFFRHLGWATLKKTFQRVAQRRLTGHSAEMAYNAMLALFPAILAILTAIGLFEFSTSTFDQLASQLSEVAPKEVLFLIEGFVAEISDSRNQGLFSISFLAAIWASSGALSAAMNALDQIHQIPPERTRPFWKAKLISLGLTLGTILLLITASFLVFISDLIVRFVAYQSGLIGSGLLAIWRLFSWPMALIIVASAFAFIYRYGPSRWVKGTPIMPGAIVAAVSWAIISALFRLYVSNFGNYNRAYGAVGAVIVLMLWLYMSSLVLLIGDQLNVTVGESMRQSRKAKLASLEASPPESEAG from the coding sequence ATGCGATCGCTGCGCTTTTTCCGTTTCTTTCGACATCTGGGCTGGGCAACCTTAAAGAAAACCTTCCAGCGGGTAGCCCAAAGGCGGTTAACGGGTCACTCAGCAGAAATGGCATACAACGCCATGTTAGCTCTGTTTCCTGCTATCTTGGCTATCCTAACCGCCATTGGGCTATTTGAATTTTCAACATCCACCTTTGACCAGCTGGCTAGTCAATTAAGTGAGGTTGCCCCTAAAGAAGTTCTTTTTCTGATTGAAGGTTTTGTCGCAGAAATTAGCGACTCTAGAAATCAAGGGCTGTTTTCCATCAGCTTCCTTGCCGCAATTTGGGCTTCCTCTGGGGCCTTAAGTGCCGCTATGAACGCTCTTGATCAAATCCATCAAATCCCCCCTGAGCGAACTCGACCCTTTTGGAAAGCCAAGTTAATTTCTCTCGGACTAACACTCGGCACAATTTTACTATTAATTACAGCTTCTTTTCTTGTATTTATCAGCGATCTAATTGTGCGATTCGTCGCTTATCAAAGTGGTCTTATAGGGTCAGGATTGCTGGCAATTTGGCGGCTTTTTAGCTGGCCTATGGCGCTTATAATCGTCGCCTCAGCTTTTGCTTTTATTTATCGTTATGGCCCCAGCCGCTGGGTTAAAGGAACGCCAATTATGCCGGGCGCAATAGTGGCGGCAGTATCTTGGGCGATCATCTCAGCTTTGTTTCGGCTTTATGTGTCCAACTTTGGCAATTACAACAGAGCTTACGGCGCAGTGGGTGCTGTAATCGTTTTAATGCTATGGCTTTATATGAGTTCTTTGGTACTTTTAATCGGCGACCAACTCAATGTCACAGTCGGAGAATCTATGAGGCAATCAAGGAAGGCAAAATTGGCATCTTTAGAGGCATCACCCCCAGAATCGGAAGCAGGATAA
- a CDS encoding Uma2 family endonuclease has translation MTLANSPELDITHLPDHTELPDSDGTFVKNFQEHPQSILLTNSIRPILQQLHPDNQYAIGQDCGIYWRITEPPERGAEAPDWFYVPNVPPMLNDQFRRSYVLWQEYVAPLIVLEFVSGDGSEERDNTPITGKFWVYEQAIRVPFYGIYEVKKASVEVYHLVDGRYELMKANERDRYPISAMGVELGIWQGQYQNMEAPWLRWWDAQGNLLLSSDEQLEQERLRTERLAERLRQMGINPDEV, from the coding sequence ATGACTCTTGCCAACTCCCCCGAACTAGACATTACCCATCTTCCAGATCACACGGAGTTGCCCGACTCGGATGGTACTTTCGTGAAAAACTTCCAAGAACATCCTCAAAGCATTCTACTAACTAATTCTATTAGACCTATATTGCAGCAACTTCATCCCGATAATCAATACGCTATCGGTCAAGATTGTGGCATATATTGGCGCATCACCGAACCTCCAGAAAGAGGCGCAGAAGCACCAGATTGGTTTTATGTTCCCAATGTACCGCCGATGCTGAACGATCAGTTTCGCCGTTCTTACGTCTTATGGCAAGAATATGTTGCACCATTAATAGTGCTGGAATTTGTCTCTGGGGATGGTTCCGAAGAACGAGACAATACACCCATTACTGGCAAATTTTGGGTATATGAACAGGCGATTCGCGTCCCTTTCTATGGCATTTATGAGGTAAAGAAAGCCTCAGTGGAAGTGTATCACTTAGTAGACGGTCGCTATGAACTCATGAAAGCAAATGAGCGCGATCGCTATCCAATTTCTGCGATGGGCGTTGAGTTAGGCATCTGGCAAGGACAATATCAAAATATGGAAGCGCCTTGGTTACGTTGGTGGGATGCACAAGGCAATCTCTTGCTGAGTAGCGATGAGCAACTTGAACAAGAACGCCTTCGGACTGAAAGATTAGCAGAACGTTTACGCCAGATGGGAATTAATCCTGATGAAGTGTGA
- a CDS encoding HEPN domain-containing protein, translating into MKNIEVKRERQRIDDLFTKISSLPDDIELKSHWARYLCIRVSGFLENSVRAIYSQYAKKKAVPYVANFVERKLEDFQNPKMEKILQLTGLFSPEWESELRKVTEGELKDAVDSIVSNRHNIAHGRDVGITYVRVKEYYNKALKVIDLIENQCNVE; encoded by the coding sequence ATGAAAAATATTGAGGTGAAACGTGAGCGACAGCGCATTGATGACCTATTTACAAAAATTTCCTCACTACCAGATGATATTGAGCTTAAATCTCATTGGGCAAGATACTTGTGTATTCGCGTTTCAGGATTCTTAGAAAATTCAGTGCGTGCCATATACAGTCAATATGCCAAAAAAAAGGCAGTTCCCTATGTGGCAAACTTTGTTGAACGTAAATTGGAGGATTTTCAAAACCCTAAGATGGAGAAGATTCTTCAGTTAACAGGATTATTTAGTCCAGAATGGGAATCTGAGCTTAGGAAAGTTACTGAAGGTGAACTAAAGGATGCTGTTGACAGCATCGTTTCAAACAGGCACAACATTGCACACGGTCGGGATGTTGGAATAACTTATGTCAGGGTAAAAGAATACTATAATAAGGCGCTCAAAGTAATTGATCTTATTGAAAATCAATGCAATGTTGAGTAA
- a CDS encoding DUF262 domain-containing protein, producing the protein MTQEQQTLLEDNLEDDSDEIIPFKYSINSYGADYPVDGLVKRLKNESIYIPSFQRGYVWKLNEASRFIESLLLGLPVPGIFLAKEQETQKLLVIDGQQRLRTLQYFYDGIFKPTEREFALKGVQQQFEGSTYKSLADEDRRRLDDSILHATIVKQDEPSDDDSSIYYIFERLNTGGTLLKPQEIRSCIYHGEFNALLHQLNENRFWRAIFGSVDKNMRDQELILRFLALYFNDQEYQLPMKGFLNKFMGKNQHLDTDLKEKFSQAFEKTIQVVYESIGEEAFKPVKRMNAAVFDAVMIGIARNLKQRSIKNYQSLKEKYKILLSNEGFISVSVKAANTSHERNVRQRIHLATEAFANVE; encoded by the coding sequence ATGACACAAGAGCAACAAACTCTACTTGAAGACAACTTAGAAGATGATTCGGACGAGATCATCCCTTTCAAATATTCCATAAATAGCTATGGGGCAGATTATCCTGTTGACGGCTTAGTTAAACGCCTGAAAAACGAGAGCATATATATTCCCTCATTTCAACGTGGTTATGTGTGGAAACTCAATGAAGCTTCTCGCTTTATAGAGTCACTCTTGCTTGGTTTACCAGTTCCTGGGATCTTCCTGGCAAAAGAACAAGAAACTCAGAAGCTGCTGGTAATCGATGGGCAGCAGAGATTGCGTACCCTCCAATACTTTTACGATGGTATATTCAAACCAACTGAGCGAGAATTTGCCCTAAAAGGTGTACAGCAGCAATTTGAAGGGTCTACATACAAATCGCTTGCCGATGAAGACCGACGCCGATTGGATGACTCTATTTTACACGCGACAATTGTCAAACAGGATGAGCCTTCTGATGATGACAGCAGCATCTACTATATTTTTGAAAGGCTAAATACAGGTGGAACTCTCTTAAAACCCCAAGAAATTCGTTCTTGTATTTATCACGGTGAGTTTAACGCTCTGCTTCATCAGCTAAACGAAAATCGCTTTTGGAGAGCTATATTTGGTTCCGTTGATAAAAACATGAGAGATCAGGAACTTATACTCCGATTCTTAGCACTTTACTTCAATGATCAAGAATATCAACTGCCCATGAAGGGATTTCTCAATAAATTTATGGGCAAAAATCAACACTTGGATACAGACTTAAAAGAAAAGTTCAGCCAAGCCTTTGAAAAGACTATTCAAGTCGTTTATGAAAGTATTGGTGAAGAAGCATTTAAACCTGTAAAAAGAATGAATGCAGCTGTTTTTGACGCAGTAATGATTGGGATTGCCAGAAATTTAAAACAACGCTCCATTAAAAATTATCAATCTTTAAAAGAAAAGTATAAAATTCTATTGAGCAATGAAGGTTTTATAAGTGTGTCTGTGAAGGCTGCTAATACCTCACATGAAAGGAATGTTAGGCAAAGAATCCATTTGGCGACAGAAGCTTTTGCTAACGTAGAATGA
- a CDS encoding DNA adenine methylase: MKKSPLRYPGGKSRVFEKIIYHIPLDIEEFREPFVGGGSVFLGFKQTHHRFSIRYWINDFNYDLYCFWKNAKDKIEELVDTIMQLRQKYANGRDLYAYFTDQTNVYTEFDRAVRFFIMNRITFSGVVDSGGYSQKAFEQRFTESSIERLRQISPQLSEVKVTHGDYENLLFEDGGNVFLFFDPPYWKATKSKLYGVKGDLHTSFDHERFAANLQKCNYRWLITYDDSPKIRDLFSFAKITEWELQYGMNNYKKDFAAKGKELFIKNY, from the coding sequence ATGAAAAAAAGTCCTTTAAGATACCCTGGAGGAAAATCCAGGGTTTTTGAAAAAATAATATATCATATTCCTCTAGATATTGAGGAATTTAGAGAACCATTTGTTGGAGGTGGTTCGGTTTTTTTAGGGTTTAAGCAAACGCATCACCGTTTTTCGATACGTTACTGGATAAATGATTTTAATTATGACTTATACTGCTTTTGGAAAAATGCTAAAGACAAAATTGAAGAATTAGTAGATACAATTATGCAGTTACGCCAAAAGTATGCGAATGGTAGAGATTTATACGCTTATTTTACAGATCAAACCAATGTCTACACTGAATTTGATAGGGCGGTTCGCTTTTTCATCATGAATCGTATTACTTTTTCTGGAGTAGTTGACTCAGGAGGCTATTCTCAAAAAGCTTTTGAACAAAGGTTTACTGAATCTTCTATTGAAAGGCTGAGACAAATTTCTCCCCAGTTATCAGAAGTTAAGGTAACGCATGGGGATTATGAAAATTTGTTGTTTGAAGATGGAGGAAATGTCTTTTTATTTTTCGATCCCCCATACTGGAAAGCGACAAAATCGAAGCTATATGGAGTGAAAGGAGACTTACATACTTCATTCGATCATGAACGATTTGCAGCTAATCTACAAAAATGCAACTACAGGTGGTTGATTACATACGATGACTCACCAAAAATTAGGGATCTATTCAGCTTTGCTAAGATAACCGAGTGGGAGTTACAGTATGGAATGAATAATTACAAAAAAGATTTTGCAGCTAAAGGGAAGGAATTATTTATAAAAAATTATTAG